The genomic window CCACAAGCAGGATGAACTCATTGCCTGAGAAGTCAGCACAGGCCAGTTTCACGACAGCCAGAATTTCACAGGTGAAATGACTGATGATGTTATTCTTGCAGAAAGGCAATTGTACCACAAACACTGTTTGTACTGCAGAATTAACAGCTTCTATGATCCAGGACCCAGTTGCCATGGGTACATAGGCATCCTTGCTCACGATGATGGGATATCTCGGAGCGTTGCAGATAGCCACATAGCGGTCAAAGGCCATCATGCCCAGAAGCACACACTCTGTTGTCCCCATGGCCAAGCCAAGGAGCATCTGCACTGCACAGCCAGAAAGGGAAATGGTCTTTCTTTCTGAAAGGAAGCTCACCAAGGTGGAGGAAATAGAGGTGGTGGTGTAGCAGATGTCCAAGAAGGAGAGGTTCCCCAGAAAGAAATACATAGGGGTGTGAAAGTGAGGGTCCAAGATGCTGATTAAAATGAGAGTACCATTCCCCAGAAGGATGACCACATACATTATGAAGATTAGCACAAAAAAGAGTAACTCAAGCCTTGGGTGACCAGAAAGTCTCTTCAGAAAAAATTCCACCAGAATGGTGTGGttttcccattccattttactctctATTTAACCTGTAAGACAGAGCATGTTAAGACAAATATTTATCTTACTCTGATTACTTTCAAGCATGTATCAATGAATATGTACCATAATtcccaggaaaaataaaaataaaaaaggaaaagaccaaagaaagaagagagagcatAAAGAAAAGTCGACAGAAAAGAGGGAATTATgaatggagagagggaagggaatgaatgaatgaatgaatggagagaaggaaggaaagataaaaCTAACATGTTTCGTGCTACAgccatttaattcatttaatatcaTCACAGTTCTAGGAGAGGGGTATTAGTATCCATATTTTACAGGTGAATAAATCAAAGTGGATATGTTAAGTAAACTTGACCAAAGGTAAATACTATATAGCAGAGCTAAGATTCAAACCTACATCTTCCTGTTAAAGCCTGAACTTTTTGTCATATTTGTCATCACATATGTAAACTGTAGGTTATAATAGAAATGAGCATTGTATTACATATAATTGAACACTGAACTATTTTTATTGGCTATAAATCACCACACAATAGATCAATGCTCTTGTCACTCCTTGAAATTATACTATGTTATGTATGTTGTCTCTCTTTCCCAGTAGAATGTAAACTTCATTAGGGCTTTTACCTATTCTTGCTTATTTCCACAGCCCCTGTAGCTAGAATAGAACAGATACAGATGCAAATGTTCAAAaacatttgttggatgaatgaacaaaatcAAAGGCAAAATAATTGCTACATTTCTTACTGTGTGCCAATCCTctattaattgttttctttgtgcATTACATAATGGAGTCTGAATAGCAAGCCTATGAGGTAATTACTGTTACTATTAGTATCACCAAGCCTATTGTGTAGAGAGGAAAATaaggcacagaaaagttaagtaatttgcttaaGGTCAATTTCACACAgccaatgaaattgaaatgaaattgaaattgaaatgaaagagCAAGGAGTTAAACCCAAGCAGTATGGCTTCAGAATTCGAGCTCTAATACTCATTTTGCAAAGAGAATTTGGCTCACAGACTAGAATACCTTGTATTCTAATTAACAGAActaatatttcaaaagaaatatcaGATAAAAACTGTGATTGATCAGAAAGAAGATTTCAATATGGTAATTTGATAGCAGttgattttatactttatattttgCTAGAAAAGTACTCATTTCTATAACAAATGTTTTGTCAGAGTTGCATTTGATCATTATAATTCTTGTGTCCTCCCGTACATGAAAAGTTCTCATTTTCATTATGATGcctgtttgacttttttttttcctttattagacTCACAAGGGGTTTTCCTATATTAcaggtcttaaaaaaaaaaaaaacagctttaggTTAGATTTATTCTCTTGACTTTTTGCATTTCATTAAGTTTCTGTCTTCATAAATTTCTTGTTTATTCGgatctatttttctaattttctgatttctaatttctattttctgtattctAATACTATTTATCTAATTTcttgaaataagaagaaaaattcttATTTCCTCCTCCTTACTCCTCTATTTCTTGCTCTAATGAAAGCACTTAGagcactttttcttttattttagacttagttttttatgagaatttttttactggtttctagataatttttttttttgtttttctgttcagtTCCTCTTAAATCCAAGCATCTTTCTTCATTATTTAGTGATTAggcattttcattctatttttactatttatttcccattttatttagttaatgtttttatttttatttttatttttttctgagacaaagtcttgctctgtcattcaggctagagcgcagtggcaccatcttggctcactgtagcctctgcctccctggttcaagtgattctcctgtctcagccttctgagtagctgggactacaggcatgcaccaccacgcctggctaatttttctgtttttggtagagacagggtttcaccatgttgcccttgctgatcttgcactcctgacctcaagtaatccacccgcctcagcctcccaaagtgctgggatcagaggtgtgagccaccacgcccggccccatttTATCTTAATAGAAAACATGACCTATAATTCTCTAGTTATGGACTTTTGTGCAGCCAATTGCATGATGTATGTTGTAAATGTTAacaaaaaaatgtgatttctctTTGGGAAGATACATAGTTTTAAGTACATGCGcaaaacatgtatacatgtaaaatttattaaatatattattaaaatctttGAAATAACCTATTTTCTGCTGCCTAGATTTAATGAATTCTATGTAAATATTGTTATCAAATTCTTGTATACCTAGGATCCTTTTGTTATATAGGCTTAGTTTCTATGTTAGTGTAGTGTAGATAGATTTATGGTTAATATATCATCTTCATAAATTATAACTTATCATAAATTGATGTATCTTTATTCTATTTGACACTTTAAAGTTTAATTCCACTTTTATGATATTGATATTACACTCCCGCTTTCTTTTAGTTTGCTTTTGTCTGCTATCTCTTTGTACAActtcttatttttaacttctctttttcACTTTGTTTAAAGTATACtacttttaaataacaaatatcgGAGTAAgttttaactactttttaaatgtttgggtCATTTATGAGAATATTCAGACTATTCTATTTACTTTAACTTAATTATTAATGTACTACATCTTATTCTTTCcatcatactttatttttattaattatttgaattattgcattctctttttcccacttttttatttttgctaattgATGAAGTTGTCattcattatttgttttcattaactTGAACActactcatttttttcattcagtaagtgattgccttctttttctctcctctcataATTTAACTTCTAAGGCCATAAACTGTTTTCTCC from Pongo abelii isolate AG06213 chromosome 13, NHGRI_mPonAbe1-v2.0_pri, whole genome shotgun sequence includes these protein-coding regions:
- the LOC100438394 gene encoding olfactory receptor 13C2, with translation MEWENHTILVEFFLKRLSGHPRLELLFFVLIFIMYVVILLGNGTLILISILDPHFHTPMYFFLGNLSFLDICYTTTSISSTLVSFLSERKTISLSGCAVQMLLGLAMGTTECVLLGMMAFDRYVAICNAPRYPIIVSKDAYVPMATGSWIIEAVNSAVQTVFVVQLPFCKNNIISHFTCEILAVVKLACADFSGNEFILLVAITLFILTPLLLIIVSYTLIIVSIFKISSSEGRSKASSTCSAHLTVVIIFYGTILFMYMKPKSQETLNSDDLDATDKIISMFYGVMTPMMNPLIYSLRNKDVKEAVKHLLNRRFFSK